Part of the Bradyrhizobium sp. AZCC 1721 genome, GCCTGCACTCGTCGAAGTCTGGCGGCCCGGCGGCCGTTCCGACGAGCGCCGTCCGCATCACGACCGCAGCCGCCAGCGCCATCGCGCGGGCGAAGGTGCGCAGGCCGCTGCCGGAGAAGGCGAGGGCGCGCAGCGCGAGCAGCGCCATCGCCGTGGCCGTCGCCACGAGTTCAGAAAGCCGCGCGAGGGCGCACCGGCCGATGCTACGGCAGCGCCGCCCGCAGAAGGCGCGCCCGCGGCAGAAGCGCGTCCGGACCGTCCGCCGCGCGAGCGTTTTGAGAGCAAGGGCCGCGACCGCGAGGAGCGCCGCGACAAATTCGATCGCAACAAGGGCGAGCGCAAGGGTGGCCGCGACAAGGGCGAGCGCGGCGGCCGTGATTTCGGCGGACGCGACAAGGGCGGCCGCGACAAGCGTGACTCTGGCCCCTCGCACCGTCAATGGGCGACGAGCGCGAGCCCACGCGACCGCGACCGGCCGGTCGATCCGAATTCACCGTTCGCAAAGCTGGCGGCGCTGAAGGAGCAACTCGCCGGCCGTAAGGAATAGCCAAAGCGTTTTCAAGCGAAGTGGGTACGCGGTCCAAGAAAACGCGTGAAGAATAAACTACGAGAGATTAGTTGGAGCGGCAGCGTCTCGACAAATGGCTGTGGCATGCGCGGGTGGTGAGGGCCCGCACCTCGGCTGCCGCCCTCGTCGAGGCCGGTCACGTCCGCATCAACGGCGTGCGTGAGATGGCGCCGGGACATTCGGTGAAGGTCGGCGATGTCTTGACGATCGGGCTCGACCGCACTGTGCGCATCCTGAAAGTGGTGGGATTTTCCGAGCGGCGCGGCGACGCTGCGGCGGCGCGCGTGCTCTACGATGATTTGCAGAACGACAAACAATAACTATCTGGAAAGGGCACGCAGGGACGCCTGAAAAACGGCCGCTAGAGGCCGCTGCTTCCCTTGCGGCAGCGCACCGCATGCGCTACGCAAACCCCGGAAAACTGATCCGTTTCGGAGCGTTGGATGACTTACGTCGTCACTGAAGCCTGCATCAAGTGCAAATATACCGACTGCGTTGAGGTTTGCCCCGTCGACTGCTTCTACGAGGGCGAGAACATGCTGGTCATCCATCCCGACGAATGCATCGACTGTGGCGTCTGCGAACCCGAATGTCCGGCGGATGCCATCAAGCCCGACACCGAGCCGGGCCTCGAGAAGTGGCTCGAGGTCAACACCGAGTACGCCAAGAGCTGGCCCAACATCACCCAGAAGAAGGACGCCCCGCCGGACGCGAAAGAATTCGAAGGTGTCGAGGGCAAGTTCGAGAAATATTTTTCCAAGGAACCCGGTAGCGGCGATTAAGCCTGTGGATAAGTTGCGGGTTCGTCGAGCCTGATTTTAGCCCCAATCTGAACCGAACGCGGTGAGCGGATTTAACCCTGTTAGCGGTCTTATGACGGAAACCGCCCCGTAAGGGCCCGGAACCCGGCGTAAATCATTGATTTTTGCGGAAAATGTGCTATATTCGGCAGATAAAAGCCGATCCCGGCCATGCGTATCCTGTGGCCCCGGTGGGTTTTCGTAAAAACATCGAACAGGGGCGTGGCAGTTCCGCGCGCAGGCTGTGTCACAGAAAACGCGTAAAAAGAGTGCTTCCAAGACGACGAAAAAAGCCGCTCCGGCCAGCCGCAGCGCAACCAAAGGCCGTGCCAAGGCGCCCATGAAGGACGCCAAGAAGGTTTCGGCCACAAAGTCCTCAAAGAACAAAAGAAGCGCAATGCCAGAAAAGACTGCCAAGACCGCCGCGAAAGCGACGGGTTCGAAGACCACTGCGTCGAAAGTTGCTGCCAAGCATCCCGTCAAGACCCCTGTGAAGGCTGCTCCTCCGAAAGCCGCCGCGCCGAAGGCTGCTGCCAAGCCGGTTGCCGCCGCGCCGCGCGTCGAGGAACCGAAGAAGGTCGTGACCCAGCGTCAGGGCTTCAAGGCCAATGAATTCGTGGTCTATCCGGCTCACGGCGTCGGCCAGATCCTGGCCATCGAGGAGCAGGAGATCGCGGGCGCCAAGCTCGAGCTGTTCGTGATCAATTTCATGAAGGACAAGATGACGCTCCGCGTGCCGACCGCCAAGGTCGCCAATGTCGGCATGCGCAAGCTGTCCGAGCCGGCGCTGGTCAAGAAGGCCCTCGAAACCCTGAAAGGTCGTGCGCGCGTCAAACGCACGATGTGGTCGCGCCGGGCGCAGGAATACGAAGCGAAGATCAATTCGGGCGACATCGTCGCGATCGCCGAAGTGGTCCGCGACCTCTACCGCTCGGAATCGCAGCCCGAGCAGTCCTACTCGGAACGCCAGCTCTATGAAGCGGCGCTCGATCGGCTGTCACGCGAAATCGCGGTCGTGCAGCATTCGACCGAGACCGAAGCGGTCAAGGAAATCGAAAGCCAGCTCGCCAAGAGCCCGCGCCGCGGCGCCAAGGCCGAAGCCACCGAAGCTGATACTGAGGCCGACGAGGCGGATGTCGACGCCGACGGCGACGACGCCGCCGTGGCGGACGAAGCTGCCTGAAAGAATCCCAGGGATTGAAACGAAAAGCCCGGTCGAAAGACCGGGCTTTTTGTTTGGCTGCATTGCTATAGCGAGCGATTGCCGTCGCCCCTGCGAAAGCAGGGGCCCATACGCCGCGGTCGGCGGAATGGGCACTCGGGGCGACGGCTGCGCCTCAGCAATGTAGGCCGTGGTTATGGGTCCCTGCGTTCGCATGCGTTCGCAGGGACGACAGGACAGAGGCGAGAACCTCTGAACGTGTCGCCACTGCGGAAAGCAGGGGCCCATAACCACAGGGCGGCGTTGTTGAGGCAACGGCGACAAGTCGCTTGTGCGGGACGACAAGAGGCAGAATAGGCTAAACCTTGCAGTCACTTACGCGGAAAGTGGCCCAATTTTCGACTTTTTGTGACCAGAATCGGGGGAGAACCTCCCAGCCACATCCAGATCTACCGCAAGGGGGATTCGATGAAAGGGCAGGTTCAGTCAGTCTTTCTCGCCATTGTCATGGCCGCGCTGCTTCCGATCAGCGCGCCGGCCGCGCAGGTCAGGGAATGCAGCGCCGCGGTGCCGTCAAGCGCGCAAGGGCATTGGTCCTGGCGCCTGATCGACGGCCGCAAATGCTGGTACGCCGGCAGGACCGTGATTTCGAAATCGTTGTTGCGGTGGCCTGCCGCGGCGCCTGCACCCGCGCAAGCGAAGGCCGAGGCCGAGCCGGTAAGCATCGTCACAGAGAAGCGCAGCGAGCCCATGGATGCGCAGGCGCGGATGCTTGACGATGACA contains:
- the fdxA gene encoding ferredoxin FdxA encodes the protein MTYVVTEACIKCKYTDCVEVCPVDCFYEGENMLVIHPDECIDCGVCEPECPADAIKPDTEPGLEKWLEVNTEYAKSWPNITQKKDAPPDAKEFEGVEGKFEKYFSKEPGSGD
- a CDS encoding CarD family transcriptional regulator; translated protein: MPEKTAKTAAKATGSKTTASKVAAKHPVKTPVKAAPPKAAAPKAAAKPVAAAPRVEEPKKVVTQRQGFKANEFVVYPAHGVGQILAIEEQEIAGAKLELFVINFMKDKMTLRVPTAKVANVGMRKLSEPALVKKALETLKGRARVKRTMWSRRAQEYEAKINSGDIVAIAEVVRDLYRSESQPEQSYSERQLYEAALDRLSREIAVVQHSTETEAVKEIESQLAKSPRRGAKAEATEADTEADEADVDADGDDAAVADEAA
- a CDS encoding RNA-binding S4 domain-containing protein, which encodes MERQRLDKWLWHARVVRARTSAAALVEAGHVRINGVREMAPGHSVKVGDVLTIGLDRTVRILKVVGFSERRGDAAAARVLYDDLQNDKQ